Sequence from the Hoplias malabaricus isolate fHopMal1 chromosome 10, fHopMal1.hap1, whole genome shotgun sequence genome:
ACAGTCTGAACCTGGGGACCATCAGCTATTCTTTGCCAGAAGAATACTGTGTAATTGTACACAAGTGTGAAGGAATGGAGAAAATGAACTAGGCAAGTTGTAATTAGGAAAGATAAGGGACTAAATTATACAAGCAGGAAAGTTTGGGCACACCTAGTCTGATCTAGGTTTGCCTGATTGATAATCCTGATTGATCTTTCAAAAGAAGATAATTCAGTATATCTGCTACAGGGACACGCCACTCCAAAATTCAATTTTACAATTACTGTTTTTGTTAAGTTTTACACTTAAAAGTGGAATGTGCCCACATATTTTTCTTCATTATGTTTACCCAGCAAATAAAAATTGTGTATTAACATTTGCAGGCATGTGCACCCCAGGAAGAGGGTGATAACTTACTttccttttaaaaaattattaaacataTAATTAGATTGCCAGTGTCTAAACTTTTCAATATGAATGTTATTTgtcaaacataaaaacaaaaaaggcagTTACTCACAGTCTATTGAATGCTATTCACTGGCCGTTCTGAATGAGTTCTCCGTGTCTGAAGGCATTCAGTAGCAGAGGGGTGTTGTAGAGATAATGAAAGGATAATGATTCAGAGTGGGCGTGTGTATAACTACTCTTTCAAACCATGATTCTCTGCCATGGTATTTCCAAATGTGACGGTGACTGTGAACCAGCATTTATTCTGAACAGTGAGATTGTGTCAGAATACAAAGCCCTGTTTTTCACTACTGAATATGGAGATTTAATGTGGCTTGTGCTGGCTCGTTTTCAGACATGGCAAACATGTACACGCTGCTGCGGGCTGTCTCCAACGGCTTACCTCACATGATACAGGAGCTGCAGGTGCACATTCATGATGAGGGGCTCCGAGCCACCAGTAACCTCTCTCAGGaaaatgtgagtttgtgtataaattaatacaaattcattttttttctttggttgCATATATTCGGTGGGAACTCTAATTAATGCAATAGATACACATCATAATAAATTTGTTACATTTCTTAACAGGAATTGAAGTGTAAGTatccatatttatttttatttgaatttaataAAGTAATTGATCTTAAGAAATTACACAATCGCAGGGAAGACCTACAGCATTCTAGCACAGCTGCTGGTCGCCTGGGAAAACCAGGCTAATTGGTATGTTACTTTGAATAGATGTTGGGTAATTTGGTCTTGGAACAATTGATTGTTTTCTGTGACATTATTACTAAAGAAAGGTTTATGTGTTCTTTTCTGATTTGGTTTCACTGGTACTTTAAAACGCTTTTACTGTTATCTGTCTTTGCTGCAGATGCCAACCCAATTTGTGGAGTCTGTGTTGGAGGTCCATAGTAAATTTGTCCAGTTGATCAATACAGTGTTGAATGGGGACCAACACTTCATGAGCGCACTTGACAAGGTACATTCTACATTATTTCAAATAGGAAAAGGATAAAAGAAAAGATAATGGTATTTATTGTTCTTTATTGAAACTGCTAAGATAAATCTTATACAGGCAATCAGAGTACTAGTTTTATAGCATTTTTTACAAGatgacttgtgtttaatatgTTACAACTGGTTAatcctgtctgtgtgggtgctTAAATGAGCATACATTGAATTTTGATACATCAAATGATGTATAGGTACTaacaatatttaattaactatatatataattttagtcCAGCAGGTGGCATCATAGGGTTGTGGCTTAAGTTGTCTGAGGCATGTAGAAACATTACAATTAATTATGAGTTCATTTTATGTTTCTGTTCCAGGCTTTGACTTCAGTAGTAAACTACAGAGAGCCCAAATCCATCTGTAAAGCGCCTGAACTGGTGCGTGTGTCGCTTGTACATTTTAGAAGAGAATAATATGCTTTGTTATGAAACATGATTTTCATAGTGTGTGCTGCACTTAtgggtgtatgtgtttgtgtttttgtgatctCTTTGTCACTCTTTTGTGCGGGAACAGCTTGCCAAGTATTGTGACAATCTGCTGAAGAAATCAGCAAAGGGGATGACGGAGAATGAGGTGGAGGATAAGCTGACTAGCTTTATTACTGTTTTCAAGTACATTGATGATAAAGACGTCTTTCAAAAGGTATGTTCAGCAGGAAAGATGACTCAGCACTAGGAGTGGGTAATTAGGGCAGAAATATAATATCACAAAGACCCTTTCAATATGTGCCATGAGATATTACATAGAGTTATTCTGTTTGTGTAGTCTAATCACTTATTCTGATTTATAGCagggtttttttctttactttttattGAAACAGAGTGACGTTTATCAGAATAATTATCACATTGCCTACACATACTGGCCAAATCTGaatgattattaatatttattaatatttaataaatatattaatgtcattaatatttaattatttttctcataCTTATTGGTTTTACACCTCAGCAAGTAACTAATCTTCTGTTTCAGTTTTATGCAAGAATGCTTGCTAAGAGATTAATACACGGCCTGTCATTATCCATGGACTCTGAGGAAGCTATGATCAACAAACTAAAGGTAAGGCAGCAGTCTTGTCTCAGACTGGGTCTCTTTGAAGTGGTGAAAAATACTGCACTCTGACTATAAAGGTTGTGCACAGATGTGACTCAGTGGTAATCACCAGTCCTCCCACTGCTACACACCAGCTGTCATTACGTCTAATCAGCTGCAGAAATGAAAGGCCTCTTCTGATGAATGTGTGCaagctgtgttttattttttttttttagtttgcttctttttcctTCCTCACTTAATCGGTTCTTTACTTTGCAGCAAGCATGTGGCTATGAGTTCACAAGCAAACTACACAGAATGTACACAGACATGAGTGTTAGTGCCGACCTCAACAACAAATTCAACAACTTCATCAAAACCCAGGAGATAGTGGTGGATCTGGGCATCAGTTTTCAGATCTATGTGTTAcaggtgagagaaagagaggtgacACACAAGCATCTACAGCTAGAGGGAAGTTATTGTTTGAAATGTGTTCAACAAGCGTAAAGTACAGATAATTTGACATGCATTACACCTGACATGACTTTTCCAAAGAATGACAAATTCAGACAGGTTTAAATCCAAAGATTCAGTTTTGAGAGACATGAGGggattttcaaaaataagagagagagtgtgtgtgtgtgtgtacatttacattttgcaggCGGGAGCATGGCCTCTTACCCAGGTCCCCTCCTCTACATTTGCCATCCCTCAGGAATTGGAGAAAAGTGTACAGATGGTGAGTTCTCATAGGCAGCAAAAATAATGTGCTGTCCATAATTGTTGAGGATcagtaaaaaacaaagttatCTTTAAAGATGAGTTCATACGTGGTCCTCTTTACAGAGTACATATTCACTTATGGTGATGTCTCTTTTCTTACAGTTTGAGTTATTTTATAATCAGCATTTCAGCGGGAGGAAGTTGACCTGGCTACACTACCTTTGCACAGGTGAACAGTCCATGCATAGACATCAACTAGTACAGTGCATCAGAAAGATGGCATTATTTAGTATATCATGATTAGAGCATGAAGTACACTAAACGTCTGTCCCAAAAACTTGTGAGCTGTCTAGATAGAGGGCATTTTGTGTCTGGAGTGTGTGCACTCCAGACACATAGACTGTCCCAATTCTTATATACCTTAAATATGCTGCCTATTGAGATAACTTAATCAGGATAAATTTCAAAGCAGCATTGAACTGTTCTTCAGCCACTGAGGCAATCCCTGAGTGCATCGCAGGCACAAATCTAGTTCCCTCTTTATCcagagcaataaataaataagtaaataaaaatgtgataataaataataaaaaaaaagaagcagaatGCATCATGTTGACACTAGAAGCTGAGGAAGTAAACACCAGTTGCATGCAGTGGGCAGAAACAAGCCGTGACACAATTGCTCTCTAGAGTATCTCAATACAAACCTGCCTTATGATGATTGACTTTAGTTAGAATGCTGCCTACTTAAAGAACTGCCTACGTAGTCAGTGCCTATTAAGGCCGCTCACAAGGTTTTGGGAACTTAAATggcctttaagtttcagctggACCTTTGCTTACTtaattgtaaaaacaaattaaacatcTTCACTTTCgttttatctttctttttcattcttGTTTTCACTCCATTTAATTCCACTGAATATCCACAACTGATGTCTTTGCTTTGCTACGTTTAATCTCGTCTTTGCGCTCCTCACATAAACGTGTGTACAGCTCTGTAATAGGGGAGACTTATATTAGTcctgtgttgtgattggagaaatTCGGATGAGAAGGAAAACTTTAAAGTGCCTGCTATCTACGGAAGACAATGATGTGCTAATGTActcatacatttaatacataatatataatatatattatataataacttTATAGAAGCACCATGCTTACTGATAAGGCatcagtttaaatatataattatcttaggtgcctaagacatCTGCAcagtactctgtgtgtgtttatatatatatatatatatatatataatttttttcccttGAAAATTCATATATCtactttaaataacatttaaaaccaAAACAGAATATCACCTTAAGACATTTTCTTAATACCTAACACACCCCAGACAACTAATGCCTGAAGTCTTGCAGAACTTTTCACTGAATAGAGACAGGTTCCTCTAGGTATATTAGGCTTCTAGACTATTATAGACCTTTGTGGATAAAGTCTCTGAGCTGAGTGTAGGCAGTGATCTGTGTTGAATGTAATTAGCAGGCTGTGCAGGGTAATGCTTGGAAGCTGGTCAAATAAGAAAGACTGATGATCTAATCTACCTTCATTCACTATGTCTGCACAAAGCAACCCAACCTGCAACTAGAGAATGACACAACAAGCTGTGGTGAAATACATAAGGCTTCAACAATGTGGAACTGCTGGCCAATAGATTAACTTATAATTGAACACAGTTTGGCTAATATAGAGGTCAACAACAGTCTGACTGGCTGACAAGGCTAAGACATGCCTTAATAAAGAGAAGAAACACTTTCGTGACTGCTTTATCATTACATAAAATATTGTGTGCACTTTTATTGATGTAGTAATGTCATTCCTAAAGGCATGGGATTCAAACATGATTAGAATGATTTATATTTACTAATTTATCTATATACAGAGGTCAGCCATATGTCTTGCAGCATAAAAACATATGCAGTCCTACACTAGCACAGAAGGCAAAAGCCCATACACAAACATTTGTTGTTACATCTTTTGAGACTGtggtatttgttgttgtttttttgtttgtgtgtgtttcttttttcaatGGGCCTTATGTAACATTTTTGACAGCAGGGTCTTTGATGAGTGCCATTTCAGTGGAAGTGCTATTGTTGACTCATTCTTTAGAAATGTAACAAGGATTTTCTGCAAACATTAAAGCAGTTGATAACATCAGGCAAAACTGCTTAAGGCAATGTTATCACTTCCCTATGATGctatttttttgcaaatatcccaatgtgtatattttcataaaacatcattaatatggaaaatatttaaagacattctggtgatatttaatttcatgttttactcttttatttactcatttatttatacacttgCAGGTGAGGTGAAGATGAACTACTTGTCAAAGCCCTATGTGGCTATGGTCACTACCTATCAAATGGCAGTGCTGCTGGCCTTCAATAACAGTGAAACTGTGGGATATAAAGAGCTGCAGGACAGCACACAGATGAGTGAGAAGGAGCTGCAGAAGACCATCAAGTCCCTGCTAGATGTCAAGATGATCAATCACGACTCACAGAAAGTAAGCTAGCATAGAACCCAATACGATTTATTTGTGTCATTGGACTTAGCCAGTTAAATTAATTGGTTGTAATTATCATGGATAAAAATTGGACCCATTTCATACATATTCCCAACGTTCATTTTAGGACATTAGTTCATTTTATGTGGTTTTTAACATGGATTTCTTTTTACATCTAGGAGGAAATTGAGACTGAATCTACATTTTCACTAAATATGAGTTTCACTAGTAAAAGGACCAAGTTTAAGATCACTACGTCAATGCAGAGGGACACACCGCAGGTACGATACAGTGCTTAAGATATATAGTATGTAATCtgttttaatcacatttaaCAGTGTTAATGGTAGGAAATGTATGTTCATCGGAACATTGTGGGCTGTAACTATGAATCCTGAAATATCAATCTAATGTAAATGTCAGTAAAAATCAAATCTTTCTTATTGGTGTTTGTGTAGTCAAATTAAGCCTGTTTTATGACTGTATTTTTGTATGTCTGGATTAGGAATTGGAACAGACGAGGAGCGCTGTGGATGAAgacagaaaaatgtatttacaggcTGCTATTGTGAGGATTATGAAAGCCAGGAAAGTTCTGAGACACAATGCCCTCATACAAGAAGTGAGTCTTTATTTCTAATTGTTTTGATTAACTTTTGCATGTATCAAGGGActtggtgtgtgtttatattatgtttatgGGGAATACagaagaaaactgaaaaaaaaaacacatagaaTGAGTGCTTTTGTTTACATAGGATTAATCAATGAAAGAAACCATTTTATTTAGCCTTCATATGGTTTATCATCTCTTCAACTACCTCACATTTTTCAGACATTCTTATACACAAACCCAGAGTCTTGCCCAAGTTGTGACAGCTTCACTGTCCTGGTGGTGGTGGCTCTAATTTGAACAATGTAATattgtgtacattttttaatacaattacttttattgctttttttacTGTGAGGTTTGGCCCTGAGGTTATTTTATCGAGTGTCTTTAAGCTGAATTCCTTCAGAGTGAGATATGACTGCTCTGAAAGGGCTTCAGTGAGAGACTATATTGTGGTCCACTGTCACAACATGCCTTTTAAACAAATTACATCTATAGGGTCATATAGTAAGTCCTACATTACTGTACAAAAGTCAACCAGCTGAGAAAACATGTATTATTCATAAACAATCCCCACTAACATCAGAATAAATACCAGTAAATACTAATAAGTCTATGTATATGTTTAAAAGGCAGTTTGCCACTTGTTTGAAGCTTTTCTTCAGAGAGCTGGACCTCACATTACTTTCCCCTCAGAGTATCCTATAGGTATTGCTTTTGGAATAAATAAAGCCTACTGAGTTTTATGCTGCACAAATTTGAATGTGTTAATTTTAAGTGGTTTTCATTTACATCTGAATGTTTGATAACTGTATGACACAAACATGTTTTACACAAATTATTTAAGGTTTAACCGTTTTGCAACTTCTCCTATGTTTTCctgaaaatagcagttgctcaTTAATTACCATTAGAAAGCATTATAtgatataaattataataatgataCTACCATATCATGTATCCTTTTATTCTCAGTATACCTGAGATTAAATCCTGTTCCTGTGTGAGCCAGAAAGCTAactcatttattttgatttcttTCCTCCCCCTCAGGTGATCAATCAGTCAAAAGCTCGATTCAACCCCAGTATCAGCATGATCAAGAAGTGCATCGAGGTGCTTATCGACAAGCAGTACATAGAGCGAAGCCAGACGTCTGCGGATGAGTACAGCTACGTCGCCTAAACGAAACGTCACTCAGCGGTCGGACCGCAAAACCATGTCTTTATTTTTGGCTGTGGCTGGCTCTGGCTCTCTCCCTATGGGACGAAGCGGGACTGTGCCTCCGTCTTATAAGGGGGAGGAGCCTTCAAGTAACCAGGCAGCAGCCATCAACACCCCCACCACCCCTCCAGCCCACCCTTTCTGATTTTATGCTGTTTACAACATCACCAGTGCCACGCCAAGTGCgtcaaatgaaaacaaaagagaaaaatgcCTATAGCTATTCAACTGAGAGCTGATAATACATTTTAGACGATATAATCGTAACCAGAGAAACCAAGGGAGCGGACGGATATACTGAGTTGTGTCAGAGTTTTAAAAAGTGTCTGAGGAAAACAACCATGCTTTCTTTTCTCACGTTTGCagttgttgtgtgtttttcttttttaatgtatCAGAGTAAGAGGacaaaatattgtaataaaacCGTTATACTGATAATTGTATTTActttgaaaatgtaaagaagTAAACAAATAAGAGGTAACAAACATGAATCTGCTGcttgtcaaataaataaatctaagaaaaaaaaacttttggtAGATATTATATAGTAAATACCTGAGAGATTTGATTGTTCTGAAAGAGTAGTCTAAATCAGAGCACTTTTTTTTCTATGTAGGGAACAATGACAAAATCTCAGGTAGATGTTTTATGGTTAAACGATTCTCTTCAAGCCCAAGCACAGTTCCATAGCTTCAGTTGTTGCTACCTCTTGGCTGAGGAACTTCTTTAAATAGGATCCACATGAGCATTTCTGATCAGCTCCACATTTCCACTGTGTTTGCATCATCAGCAAAGCATGTTGTGTGTACTCTGAAGCAATATACTGTCATCTCATTTAAGGCACTAAGTTTTGTGGTTTCGATGATGTCATTTCAATTTACCCAGGGGAAAAAGATAAACATTTGTACATGAAGCAAGTCTTGCTGAACAGGTTCTGCAACTTACCACTAGGGGGCAGAGTAAAGTAACTACAATCCCATGGGGGGCAAAAAAGCAGGTATAATCGGAGAACGTTCAAGAGACAAATCGTTGTAAGTATTCATAAAGCGTATGTTTTAATTTGGTCAGTGATTAAATCGTTGTAAGGCAGAATACTGGTACCTGCACCGCAGAGGTGTCACTTACAAAACCGACCACATATTTATTGCATAATATGCTTTTAGCGATGTTCATTAGAAAAACGGGTCCATCAGGGCAGGTGTactgtatttaaatatgtaatactgtattttattattttttgcataTTACTGCAAATAATATACTGTTGTCCTGGTCACATTACTGTTCATTTGATTTAGGGATCTGCTGCTAATcatatttcagattttttaaaagTGACCCGTAGGCAAAACTGATGCTGGAACAGCTGTTGTTGAGCACCAGTCTTGAACactagagcaaaaaaaaaaaagattttttttggaAGACTTTCAACACATTGTGCTTGTTCAGACACGTTAGGTTTCATAATGTGTCAGTTCTTGACCAGAGGTTTCTTTTTCCACTGATTCACAGCATGTATAGTGGAATTACAAGCTTCTCCTAATAGTCATATTATAGTCATATTCCTTTATGATACACAACAGGGCCAAATACCTATTCAtcattttgaaatgaaggaaAATATTGTAGATGTACCTCTTTCCTGCAAGGACAgcttctacagtgctgagaagaTGTTGGAACAGTACTGTGCATTTGAAGGCATTCAGCAATAagagctttagtgaggtcagatgtTGGATCCCGTATTACAAACTttactccagctcctccagctcatcccaaaggtattggatggtgctccagaGCATAGAAtgcatttccactgctccacaggctGGATGGCTTTTTGGTTTTGAGCACTGTGGCATTAAGCTTATATATGCATTTGCTTCAAAGCCCCATCCACACATTTTGTTTCGTTCTGTTCTGAGGTTATAGAAACTGTGTGCTCAGTTGAACATGTGTGACTCCATTGGGTGCAATATGCAGAAGCAATAAGCAACACTAATTTAAAGAGGTGTTTATACACGTAATAAGGACATgtagtttatttacatatttatctcACTGAATATAGAAATAAAGAACAATCTATTCATGTTACATACAGGTGTTTCTGGCATGATCTATTTTACcttacatttgaaattataaGGCATCAGGGTAAAAGTTACACATCTCAGACAGAAGCAGAACAAAGAGGTCATCACCTTAGTTTAACAACTCCCACACTTATCAATCCCATGTCCACTGCAAAACAGAGGGAAACAACCCAATGATGTGTGTCTCACCAGATTCACAGAAATGCTTACTCCTGTTTTACTCATCATTTAACATAAAACTTCTCAGATTATGATATCATACTTAAAACATGTCTAAGGCCTATATTAGTATGTAAACATAATGGGAATGTTCTTCTAGggttattccacaaagcagggtttGGGAAGATGGACAGTGAGGATTGTCCAAAAGGAATCTCTCGGCTAAGTTGTCTTCTAAAATTTACTGGAACTTTCTCGAAATTTTGAGTTATATAAACATTGACATACTTTGtccaaaaatgacaaatattaaatgaaaacgttattaatatattcttttaatgtgaattagtttttatatttaaaagaataaaaaatctTATATAGGCCTAAACATCTGAGACATcactatttttttgtaaatatgacCGTCACTGATAAGTCTTTACTTCAAAGCCGTGGGGGGAGAAGGTTTCtcagactgtgtttgtgtggagaaGGAGGGAATGAGGTGTGTTCTTCAGTGAAGTGCTGATGAGTCAGTGCTCTCTTGCCCAGCCccgttctcacacacacacacacactctcaggtcCGCTCATACACTCTGAACAGGTGGGTCTTCGTTCGCAGCTGCAGCTCTCTCTCACCTATGGAGGAGTTATGATGAGTTACTATGAGGATTTTCACACGGCTGTGATCTTCTGTTGTGGATATAATGTGTCCGCGGGACCATGAGACGTCGGAGCTGTGCATGAACTAAAGTGAGCGGACTCggatctttctctctctcggtgAATGTGAATATGAAAGTGACGGTGTGTTTCGGAAGGACCCGGGTGGTCGTGCCGTGCGGAGATGGGAATATTAAAGTCCACAGTCTCATTCAGCAAGCCGCCATGAGGTATAAGAAAGCCATAGCCAAGGTGAGTGGGCtcggtttgttttgttttgctctttcccCTCCTCTGAAGGTGGAAAACTGCTGCAGCGTCCTCAACATGGCGCTTCTTTCTATTCTCTGGGTGAAGAAcagggaagagagagggagaaagggcaCATTCCCTGTTCTTTTTACTCAACTTCATTTAAAGTAACGCGAGCTCAGTTTGGCTTTTTCCTGGGTGTTTGCCAGTTGGAGATAGTTTGGGACGTGTGTTGCTTTTCTAACCCAGCCCAGGGAAAGTATAGTAACTTCCAGACGGGGTTTCTCCTGGTTTCGGTGAAATTTTCCACTCATTTTGAGACATTAACATGAAACACAATGTGTATTTGGAGCCAGAATGCGGTGTGGGTGAACTGGGCATGGGAAAACTTTATTTTGTCCAAGCAGAGGCGATACGTCTTGAAGCTCCTTTCTTACTTCCTTCAGGAGTTGAGTTGATTGAAGGTCATTTgcctcagtcactcactccatcTCATTTTCACATTTAAGGGAAAGAGTTGAGAAATGTTCAGGTAGAATCTGCAAATATGAGTAACCTTCGTCTTCAAACACGTGGCATTCAGAGTTGGGTTCTTCTATGGTTCAAAGCCCTTGCACAATGTGAGTATGTTACTCCTGTTCAAGTCCTGTGGACACACACCTGAGTGTATTCCACAAGCAGGCTTCGTCAGTTTAACCAGACAGGAAAAGTTGAAGTCCAATGTGTCTAATAGAAAAAGTGACTTGGACAGTTCTCACAGGCTCAGGTTATCTAGCTCACTCCAGATCCATTAGCCCTGGCTATAATATTCAGAAACTCTGGGCTACTCCAAAACGGTACCCTAAGGAATGTGTTTATACCGTAAGAAGAAAATCAACTAGTGTTTTTCCACGTTGTTTATGAGAGTAttcatcatatttatttgaatggaaTACGCCCACTCACTGCATGCTTGATCTATTAACAAGCCCTCCCTGGTTTCGGATGAGCATTTTGGAGCATCttgaatattaaaatgtgcaggggAGAGCACCTGGGACATTTATAGTCTAAACTGGAGATAGCATATCAGCACTGGTTTGTATTGGGCCAATAAAAGCAGAAATGTGGCCCAACAGGGAAACAGTATCTAATCCTGTAACAAATTCAGGATGAAATACCGCATTTTGGTGTCATGTTACTGGCTGTGGATTTCTTCCTCTGGAGTAaaaatttacagtaaagagTAGGCTGTGAATTATGCTGTACATATAggatatttaatgtaaaatgaggAATAATAACTAATTTGGGTAAGAAtttaaagtttttgtttttctagcagAAATACTGCATCAatatcagaaaataaaacaaggaAAAAGCACAGTTTCTAGTCTAAACCAGTGATCTACATGGGGCTGGTGTGGATGGCAGAATGTTGTTAGGatatgaattaattttatgaggtGCCCCCTGATTCCTGATTCCTGATGGAATTTAAAACTTGCTGAAGAACTGTTTCATTGTGGACAAGTTTGTGCATCCATGGTCTGACCAGTGTTTCTCAACccctggtcctggaggaaccCTCCCCTGCACATTTTAGTAGTTTCCCAGCACCCCACACACCTGATTCACCTAATCAGCTCATTAACAACCACTTTCAGAGTTGCAGGGGGTGTATTAAAGCAGGGAAACCGCTGAAATATGCAGGGCAGGGTTGAGAAACACTGGTCTAATCATCGCTTGATGCAATTTTGCTCAAAGACTGTTTCAGTCCT
This genomic interval carries:
- the cul2 gene encoding cullin-2, which translates into the protein MSLKPRVVDFDETWNKLLTTIRAVVMLDYVERATWNDRFSDIYALCVAYPEPLGERLYTETKIFLENHVRQLYKKVLESEEKVLLMYHRYWEEYSKGADYMDCLYRYLNTQFIKKNKLTEADLQYGYGGVDMNEPLMEIGELALDMWRKLMIESLQAMLIRMLLKEIKNDRCGEDPNQKVIHGVINSFVHVEQYKKKFPLKFYQEIFEGPFLTKTGEYYKQEASNLLQESNCSQYMEKVLGRLKDEEVRCRKYLHPSSYAKVIHECQQRMVADHLQFLHGECQNIVRQEKRDDMANMYTLLRAVSNGLPHMIQELQVHIHDEGLRATSNLSQENMPTQFVESVLEVHSKFVQLINTVLNGDQHFMSALDKALTSVVNYREPKSICKAPELLAKYCDNLLKKSAKGMTENEVEDKLTSFITVFKYIDDKDVFQKFYARMLAKRLIHGLSLSMDSEEAMINKLKQACGYEFTSKLHRMYTDMSVSADLNNKFNNFIKTQEIVVDLGISFQIYVLQAGAWPLTQVPSSTFAIPQELEKSVQMFELFYNQHFSGRKLTWLHYLCTGEVKMNYLSKPYVAMVTTYQMAVLLAFNNSETVGYKELQDSTQMSEKELQKTIKSLLDVKMINHDSQKEEIETESTFSLNMSFTSKRTKFKITTSMQRDTPQELEQTRSAVDEDRKMYLQAAIVRIMKARKVLRHNALIQEVINQSKARFNPSISMIKKCIEVLIDKQYIERSQTSADEYSYVA